The genomic segment GGCGCCCGGCTTCCAGGTCGCGGCCTGCACCCAGATCTTGCCTTCCTTTTGCAGATCGTTGACGGTCGTCGTGCTCGTCGCCGCGTCGGCATTGATGTAGCCCTTCTCGTAGAAGCTGCGGAACAGGCCGACCTCCTGCTTGTTGATGTCCGCGATCTCGGGATCGAGCACCGACTTGACCTTCATCTCGTCGGACGATTTGTAGTCGAGCAGGAACATCGGCGTCTTCGCCGGCGCCGGGCCGATCGGACGGTAGTTGCCGCGCGTCTCGTACATCATGAAGCCGCCGCCGAAGTTGCCGGAGCCGCCCGCCACGTAGTAAGGAATGATGCCGGGCTCGCCCGCCTTGACCTTCTCCATCCAGGGCTCGAGGTCCGCCATCGTATTGATGCTGTCGATCGGAATCTGATACTTGTCGACGATGTCTTTGCGGTAAGTGAGCGCCTTGCCCTGCGTGATTTCCTTGTTCGTCGGGATCGCGTACAGCTTGCCCTTCATGCGCGGCGCCTCTAGATAGAGCGGGTTGAGCCGGTCCTTGATGCCTTGACCGTATTTCGCCAGCAGATCGTCCAGCTCGACGAAGGCGCCCTTGGAAACGTTGCCAAAGAAGTTCAGCCATGAAGCCGTAAAGACGAGGTCCATCTTTTCCCCGGTATTCATCATCAGCTCGGTGCGGTTCTTATAATCGCTCGAGGCGATCGGCTGCAGCTTGACCGTCGCGTTGATCTTTTCCTTGAAAAACGCGTTCAGCTTCGCTTCGACGAGCGCGTCGTCCGGCTGCGGCTTGCCGAAATAGACGATCGACACCTCGTACGGCGCAAGCTCGCTCGGTGCTGCGCTCTCGGACGGAGCCGCGCTCGCCGAAGCGGAGGCGCTGCTCGGCGCGGCGGAGCTTGCCGGAGGCGAGGAAGCCTCCTTGTCGTTGCCGCTGCCGCCGGCGCAAGCCTGCAGCATCGAGGCGAAGGCGAAGACGAGCGCCAATGCCGGGATATGCCTTTTCTTTTTTTTGATGTCCATTGCGAGTAACCCTCCTGATATTTAATTCAGATTATATAGATCGGCCGGGAATCGGCATAGCGAGCGTGCCGGCGGCCGGGACTACCGTTAGCTATGCGGCGGCATGGGATCAGCCCTTGACGGCGCCGATCGTGAGCCCTTTGACGAAGTACTTTTGGAAAAAGGGATAAACGATCAGGATCGGGCCCATGCCGACGACCGCCATCGCCATTTGCAGCGATTCGTTCGGAAGATTCCGCATCATTTCCGGATTTTGCGCCGCCAGCTGCACATTTTCCCGCAAATACTGGATGTCGTTGAGCACGCGGATCATGAGGAACTGGACCGGATATTTGTCTTCCGCCCGGATGAACAGAAGCGCGTTGAACCAGTCGTTCCAGAACAGGATCGTGCTGAACAGCGCCATCGTCGCCATGACCGGGAGCGAGAGCGGCAGAACGATGCGGACGAAAATCCGCAGCTCCCCCGCTCCGTCGATCCGTGCGGACTCGATCAGCGCGGGATGGATCGTCGTCTGGAAAAAGGTGCGCATGATGATGACGTTAAACGGGACGATGAGCAGCGGCAGCAGAAGCGACAAGTAATTGTCCAGCAGCCCGAGCCCCTGCGTGAACACGATGTATTTGCTCACGATGCCGCCGCTGAACAGCATCGTGAAAAACAGGAAGAAGGTGAAAAACGGACGCAGCGGATAGTCCTGGCGAGAGATCGGGTAGGCGTACAGTGCCATCAGCAGCACGCTGAGCACGGTGCCCGCGGCGGTAATGCCGACGCTGACGCCGTAGGCGCGAAGGATCGTGCCATAGTCTTTGAACAGGCTCTCGTAGGCGATCAGCGACCACTTGGCGGGAAAGAAGCTGTAGCCGCGGCTTAGCAAGGAGTCGTTGTGCGTAAACGAGACGATAATGACCAGTACGACGGGCAGCACGCAGGCCAGCGCCAGGACGATGAAGCCGCCGTTCAGAACGTAGTTGGTGAGCGGCGAGATCGTATTCTCGCGGCGGCTCGCGGTTTTCAGCATAGCTAAAGTTCACCTCGGTATTTTTACTAAAAGAGGGCTTGATCCTTGTCGATCTTGCGTACAGACGCGTTGGTCAGCAGCACGAGCGCAAAGCCGAGCACGGATTGGACGAGCGCCGCAGCGGACGACATGCCGATATCGTTAAGCTCCTTCAGCGCGCGATAGACGTAGGTGTCGACCGTGTCGGTGACGGGATAGAGCGGCCCCGAATTCATCGGTACCTGGTAGAACAGGCCGAAGTCGGAGTTGAACACGTGGCCCATGTTGAGTATCGTGATGATAATAATGACCGGCCGGATCGTGGGCAGCGTGATATGGAAGATCTGCCGCCACTTCGACGCGCCGTCGATGACGGCGGCTTCGTAGTACTCGGGATCGATGCCCGCGATCGCCGCGATGTAGATGACGGCGCCGATGCCAACGCCTTTCCAGGCGCTCACGATGGTCAGGATATAGGGCCAGTAAGCGGTCTCGGAGTACCAGAACACATGCGATTTGCCCAGCCACTCGACGATCGTATGGTTGAGCAAGCCTTTTTCCGGATTGAGGAACCCGTATACGAGATAGCTCACGACGACCATCGACAGAAAGTAGGGCATGATCAGAAAAGTCTGATAGGTTTTCGCCAGCCAGCGATTGCGGATCTCGTTGATCGCGACGGCGATCGCCACGGACACCAGCAGGTTGACGATCATGAAGACGAGGCTGTACGACACCGTATTGCGGGCGATCCGCCAGATCGAGCCCGAGGTGAACAGAAACTCGAAGTTGTCGAAGCCGACCCACGGGCTCCTCCAGATGCCGTCGATATAATTGATGTTCTTGAAGGCGATGAACACGCCGAACATCGGCAGGTAATTGTTCAGGACGAGCACGGCCAAGGCGGGCACGATCATCAAGGTCAGATACCTGTACTTCCAAAAGAGCTTCCATCTTGCGTGCAACGGCGCCACATCCTTTCTGTGACTTCAGTATAGATTGGCGGCCCGGCAAGGACGATGATGTATTCCTGTCAGAGTGTGATGTAAAATGAGGTTTGGCGGAAGCCGTAACTGGAGTCGCGCGGAACGCCTATCGGTGGCTCGTCCGACAGCCGTTCCGACGGGCCGGCGTATCGTCGCCAGCGTCGCTCTTTTGCCGAAATGCCTGCAAATATGCATCCTTTTTCCCATTTACGATCCTATTGTGCAGAATACATGCAAAGGCGCAGTTATTTTCCTTCATCAGCCGGATTTTCGGCGTGCGCTTTGCATTTACCTGCACATTTGCAGGTATTTCATCAAGTGGCGCGAGTCGATAAGAAATACATGTTCAAATGCAGGCTTTGGGCCCGTCAAACAACATCCGAAAAAGCGCCGGTATGCCGAAAGCGCGCTTGCCTTTCGATGAGTTGCCGCCCAAATTTATACGTTCGGAGATCTTCGCAGAAAAGCCGTCCGGCGCAAGGCTGGACGACTTGTTTATCTGGGGGAATATAGCTGGCTTTGGATGTTTAAGACGAGGAGGGGATCTGTATCGCTATTTATTTTAATATTTCAATGCCTGTTATCGATTTTCTTACAGAGAGCCAAAACGCTATGCTGAGACATGGAGTCAAATTGTATGCCGAAATATTCGTTAACGCGCAGGGAGAGCGTCAATATTCTTCATTTGAAACTACAAATATAGATTTGTTCGCCAGTTATTTTGATAATACGGCCTATAACTCTTTTTTCTTTTCCAGCCACGCCATAAGCGATCTAACGGAAATAAAACGATTCGGCTATTTTTATGATGTGCCAGGTTCCTGTTCTATTGAAGTTAAAGGCGGCAGAGAAACCCTTAAAAGTCGAGAACTTATTCAAATGCGTATGATATCGAGGAAGCCTGACAAACAGATACAAGCTTTTTATCGAACCTTACAGAGAGATTTAAAGAAAATTTCCGGCTTGCAAAAGCATGACCGGAACAATTATTTCTACTTGCCGACAGAAAAATTGATCATTCCCGCAAATCCGCAATCGCAGAACACTAGAGATAATTGGGAGGACTTCTGTCTTTCAAAAGTGGAGCGTGTTGATTAGCTCCGGCGAAAATGACGCGGAGTTGTGTTGAAAAGAAATGAACTCGAACATCGCATCGATTCGAACGATGAGGGCCGCGTGGCGTTTATTGAATGCATCTACGGCCCATTTTGCGAGAAGACAATCCCGCTTGTTTATGGGGAAAGACCGTTCGAGCTACCTGGTTCAATAAAACAGCGACAGTCCAGGACTTTATTTCACGTCCTTCCTGTCGCTGCTTCTATATTCTATAGGTTACGGGTGTATGGCCTGCTCGCGTCAATCTCCGCCGTCCCGCGCGGGGATCGTGACGACGGCCCGCAGTCCGCTTCCAGCAGGGCGCTCGTAATGCAGCCCGTAAGCCTCGCCGAAATGCAGCCGCACGCGCTCGTGAACGTTGCGGATGCCGTAGCCCTTGTCCCGCTCCTCGCCGCTCAGAATGCGGTCCATCCGTTCCAGGTCCACCGGGAGGAAGCCGTTGTCCTCCACCTCCAGCCGGATGTCGTCTCCGTACCTCCGCGCGCGAACGACGATCAGGCCCTCGCCGTCCATGCTGCTGACGCTGTGGAAAATCGCGTTTTCCACGAGCGGCTGAAGGATGACCTTCGGCGTCATGTAGGTCAAGAGGGCGTCATCCACCTCCCAACGTGCCTCGAACGTGTCCGGGTACCGCTTCATCTGCAGCCGGCAGTAGGCCTGCGCATGCTCGAGCTCCTCGCCAATCGGGATCTCCGTCTTCCCTTTGCTGAGGCCGATCCGCAGCAGCTTGGACAAATCCTTGACCATGTCGCCGACGCCGGAATTGCCGCTGTCGAGCGCATACCAGTAGATCGAGTCCAGCGTGTTGTACAACAAATGGGGCGTAATCTGCGAATGGAGCGCGGCGAGCTCATTTTCCCGCTGTTGGATCTTGATGACGTAGTTCTCTTCGATGGATCGGTCCAGCCTGTCCGTCATCTTCAGGAAGGCGCCGTAAAGAATGCCGAACTCGTCGCCGCGCAGCAGGTCTTCGTCGGCTTCCAGCCGCTTGCCCGGCTCGTAGATCCGGGTGATCTTCGTGAGGCGGACGAGCGGGCGCACGACGATCCGCAGCAAATACAGGACGAAGGCGAAAACGCACAGCAGGTAAATCGCCGAGGCTGCCATAATGATCCATTGGAAAGCGGTCCGTCTGTCCGCGACGGCGCCAAGCGGGATCTGATACACGAGCCGGGTGCCGAACGCGGAGCGTCTGGAAAAAGCGTAAAGCAGCTCCTCTCCGCCGCGCTTGTCATAGAAGTAGCCTTCCGTCTCGCCCTGCAGCCGATCGGGCATGCCCCTCATATCGAGCGGTTCGTCTCCCACCTGAATGAGCGGCTCGCCGGAATCGTTGAACAGATAGATGCCTGCATCGCTCGCGAGCCCGACAGAGACGAGATCGCGCTTCAGCAGCGCCTCGAGCCTCGAGACGACCAGGAAGCCGAGCGTATCGTCGTAAGCCTTGGGATTCAGGACGGCACGAACGAGGCTGACGGTCGGCGCGCCGCCGTCCGTCGACAGCGGGAGCAGCGTCGCTCCGCCCTTCTCCTTCAGCGCACGGGCGGCCCAATCCGGCAGCGCGGCCGTATCCCAGGTTATATACTTGAAGCCGCGGGTTTTGTTGGACAGGTCGAACGGCGCGCTTTTCCCTTCCTTGTTCGTCATATAAAGGGAATATTCCGTGCCATCCGACGACCACCGCTCCAGGACGGCGTCCGCTTCCCGCATTTGGCCCAGCGTCTCGATGTTGGTCCAGAACCGGTATTGGCCGTCGTCGCTAAAAAAGTGGGTGTCCAGCAGCGTGACGGTTTTATCGCTGACGGCGGACAGCGTCTTCTCCAGCGTCGCGTGGTTCTGCTTGACGAGCCGAAGGGTCGTCAGGCCGACCTCGTCACGCATCGAGTCGGATGCCTTGTACGCGGAAATCCAGCCGACGACGAGGAAGGGACAGACGATGAACAGCGCGAAGGCGATCGCGACTTTATATTTGAGCTTCAGCCGTCGCTCCCCTGCCTCTCCTTGCGGTATTCCGCGGGACTTAAGCCAGCGTATCGCTTGAACATTCGCCCGAAATGCTCCGGCGATTCGTAACCGACGGCATAAGCGATCTCGTAGCGCTTTTTGTCGGTCGTCTCAAGCATGTGCTTCGCCTCCTCGATTCGCAATTCCGTGACGAAGTCCCACAGATTTTTGCCCGTCTCCCGCTTGAACAGGTAGCTCAGGTAAGCCGTGCTGAAATGGACCTCGCTCGCGATGTCCTGAATTTTGAGCGCCGGATCGCGGAAGCGTTCCCGGATAAAGCCGGTGATGCGCGCAAGAATGGAGCGGTCGCGGTCCTGCGTCAATTGCCCGAGCATCGCCGAAACCTCGGGGATATAGGCGGCCAGCGCTGCCAACTTGCCTTGCGCATCCGCACCGCGGAAGTAAGCGTCCGGATCGAATCGCTGCAGCGACATCCCGTTCGCTCGGCCCTGCTCGAGCAACAAGCCGTACAGCCGGTATGCCAGCATACCGAAGTAACTGTTGAAAATCTCCGCTTCGCTCTGCAGCCGGCGGAGCGTCAACAGCAGCGTCTCGCCTGCCCCTGTCGGCCCGTCATCTCCGCTACCTGCCTTCAGCGTCTGCGCGAAGGCGTCCACCTGCGCGATCCAGTCGGCGATGCCAAGGTTTTCCCTCGCCTTGCGGTCCTCGAAGTAGAACACGCGCTGTCCGGGATTCACGTGCCGCCATTCCGCGGCGGCGTTCGCTTCGTCCATGAGCTTCGGCAGCATGAACACGTCCGCGTGAAGCGAGCTGATGCCTACCGTCGTCTCGACGTTCAGATAGCTTTTCAGATTCATATGGATCATTTGCCCGATCAGATGGAGCTGCGACTCGATGCCCGCGCCTCGCTCGTGCGCCTTCGGCTCGCCGAACCGAAGGATGGCGACGATCTCGTTGCCGTATCCGCTCAGCGACAGGCCGCGCCATTCGACGAGGCATTCGTTCAAAATATTAATGGAAGCGTACTTGAGCAGCTTGCGGCCCTGCAGCGCGATCTCTCTGTCGCTGAAGCCGCCGCGGGAAAGATCCGGCCGGATCGACACGACGCCGAACAGGCCGCCCTCCGACTGAGCGCTCAGCAGCGCCGCGAGCGCCTCGCCGTCCTTGGCCGGCAGATCGCCTTCCGTCACGAGCGCCGCCAGCAGCTCGCCCATACTCGGCTGGCCCGCCTTCTCTGCGCCGTCGCGCTGCGTCTCGGTCATCGCCAGCGACCGGCGCCCGATCGCCTCGTTCTCGCGCAGCACGCTGCCGACGACCCGCAGCAGATCGTCGCGCTCGACCGGCTTGACGAGATAGTCCCGCGCACCGAGCCGCAGCGACTTTTTCGCGAAATCGAACTTCTCGTGGGCCGAGATGACGATTACCGGCAGGTGGGGCTGCTCCATGTAGATCGTCTCCATCAGCTCGATGCCGCTCATGCGGCTCATCTGGATGTCCGTCAGGACCAGATCGAACGTGTCCATCCGCAAATAATCGATCGCCTCGAAGCCGTTCAGCGCCGTCTCTACGTGCGCGATATTCAGCTCGGAGCCGAGCAGAAAGTTTTTGATGCCCGTGCTTACTCTCGGCTCGTCGTCGACGACCAGTATTTTATGCATGCCGCTGCCTCCCCGCTGTCCGTGCCGCCCGATCCGCGCCGGACGATACTCCCGTCAGGTCTAGCCTAAGCCAGGACGCGGCGCCTGTCGATGATCTTTTTCTCGAAAGGTGTGATATATAATCATGCGCGAATAAATCACAAGCTGGCGAAATTAAATCCTCGTGCGCAGCGGGCGACATGATTACGATAATTGTGTAAGCGATTTCAAATAAAGAACGGAGGCTTCGTTAATGACCAGCTTTTGGAGAAAGAAAGGAACCGGCAAAAAATCGCTTGCCGGCTTGCTGGGTCTAGCGCTTTTGCTCGGACTGCTCTCGCCGCTCGGCGCCGTCTCGGCGGCCGTCGCGCCGCTGCCGGGCCCCGGCAATCCGCTGCTGTACGACGATTTCGGCGGAGGCGGACTGTACAAGCAGAACTGGACGAACTGGTACAACCAAAACGGCGGCACCGGCGCCTTTTCCAAGGTCACGGTCGATTCGCGGCAGGTCGGCAAGTTCGCGCAGACGCCGAGCAACGGCTCCTCCTGGGCGAAGTTCCAGCCGATGAACGAGTCCGTCGACCTGACGGGCTACCGTTACCTGAACGTTACGATGAAAAATCCGGGCTACGCCGACTCGCTCATCCGGGTCGCGGTTAACGACGGGACCGTCAATTATAATCTGACGGGCGGATGGATTTCCGTACCGACGAGTTGGACGACCCAGCGATACGACCTCGCTACGCTCGCCCCCGCGCTCAAGAAGAAGACGGCCAAACTTGAAATTTGGCTGCGACAGTCGGGCGGCGCCTACGGCGAGACGCTCATCGACGACATTTTCGCCTCGACGGACGACAGCGGCACCCCGCCGTCGCTGACCGGCAGCATGAGCGCGAACTCGGCGACCTATACGCAAAACACCGCGTTCACCTTCCGGGCGACGTATACGGACGCCGACAATGAAAAGCCGTTCGCCATGCAGCTCGTCGTCGACGACGTCGCCTACGACATGCTCGAGACCGATAGCGGCGATACGACCTATTCGGACGGCAAAGACTATTACTACATCACGAAGCTGCCAGCCGGGACGCATACGCACTTTTTCCGCGCCGGCGATCTCACTTCGGACGAGGTGCGGACGCCGCTTCAGTCTGCTCCTGTCGTCACGCAATCGAACGAGGCGCTCGACGTCGTCGTCAGCCAGGCCGGCTACAATGCCGGCGGGTTCAAGGACGCCCAGGTCGTGTCGACGAGCCCATTGTCCGATCTGTCGTATAAGGTGAAGGACGGCGGCGGAAACGTGGTGACCTCCGGTACGATGACATACGAGGGCTTCTTCTGGAACCGTCATGTTTATGGGATCGACTTTTCGGCCGTATCCGCCACGGGCGCCGGTTACACGATCGTCACGAACGGCGTCTCTTCCTATCCGTTCCCGATCAAGGCCAATGTCTGGACCGACTACAAGGACGAGATGACGGCATTCTACCGGCTGCTGCGGGCGGGCGTTGCGACGGATGACGCGTATCCGGCAGGATACAGCACCGTCGCGCCTTCCGCCAAGCTGTATCATGGAGCCGGCCATTTGGACGACGCCGCTTCGATCGACGGCTCGACGCATTACGATCTGACGGGCGGCTGGTACGATGCGGGCGACTACGGCAAATACGCCGGCAACCAGTGGGTCGCGGCCGAGATCGCGCTCGCCTATATCCGCCATGCGGACGCCGCCGCCGTCAAGTACGACAACGACGCGAACGGCATTCCCGATCTCGTCGACGAAGCGGTCTTCGGCAGCGAATACCTGATCAAGTGGGCCGATCAATTCGACGGCGAGCTGTACGACATCAAGAACAACGCCTCCTTCGTGCATCCGGAAAAGTCGACGGACAACGTCAACGGCAACGCCGACGACCGCCGGATCAGCGGGCTCGGCGTCGGCGGCTCGGCCAAGGCGGCCGGCGCGCTAGCGGCGACGGCGCGCGCGATCCAAGCGGCGATCGCGCAGGGTGACGTCGATGCCGCGAAGATTGCGACGCTCGAGGATTTTGCCGACGATTGCCTGGCAGCCGCGATCGTTTTCTACGACTATGTCGTCGCCCACCCGGACGGCGTCGTCGGCTCCTACTCGACGCGCGGCGGCATCCCGAATTCGAAGCTGCTCGCGGACGTGGAGCTGTACCTGCTGACCGGCGATGCCGACTATAAGACTGCCGCAACGGCCAACATCGGCATGCTGACGTTCGCCGACCTGTCGTCCACCAACTATTGGGATATGCGGCCGATGTCGCTGGCGGAGTTCTACCCCGTCGCCGATGCCGCAACGAAGACGCATATCCAGCAGCTGCTGAAGCAGCAGGTCGACTTCTTTTTGTCTTCGGCGGACGATACGCCGTACGGCGTGCTGAACCAGTTCAAAAACTTCGGCGTCAACGAACCGCATGCCTCCTACCTGGGCGACATGATGCGCTATTACGAGCTGTTCGGCGATCCTGCCGCACTGCGCGCCGTCGAGAAGGGTCTCTACTGGATCTTCGGCGAAAACCCGTGGAACATCAGCTGGGTGTCGGGCATCGGCTCCGACTTCGTCACCTACCCGCACACGCGGTACGATGAAGGGGCGAACGGCAACGCGAGCAATCCCGGCATCGTTTTCCCCGGCGCGATGGTCAGCGGACCGAACATGAAGGACACGAAAGACAAGACCAGCGCCAGCCCGTGGTACGAGGACCGTTCGCTCTACGCGGACGATACGAACCAATGGCGCTACAACGAGTTCAGCATCAGCATCCAGGCGGGGCTGCTGTATACGATCATGAGTCTCGGCTCGGATCCGGCGGCCAACTCGGCCGGCGCCGCGGCGCCACAGCGGCTGCCGACGCTCTCGCCCGTCATCGGCGATTACGTGCGCGGCAATGTCACCGTACTCGCGGGTCCCGCAACCGGATTGAGCGACGTGTCCTACTCGACTTCGGGCCAAAGCGGCCCGTATGTCCCGATGTCGGTATCCGGCGCCGTCTATGCCGCATCGATCGACGAGAGCGCTTCGGCGCCTTATGCGAACAAGCGGGTCGACGTTAGAGGCAAGGACGCCGCGGGCAATTATACCTACAGCTCGACGCATTACACGGTCGCGGCGCCGCTGCCCGATCCTTCGCACCCGCTTCTGTACGACGACTTTGGCGGCGGGGGGCTATGGGGTTCGACCGGCGGTAATAACGAGTGGGTGAACTGGTATACGCAGAACGGCGGCACGGCGACTTTCGCCAAGACGACCGCGGAAGGCCGCTCGGTCGGACTGTTCACGCAGACGCCGACCGCGACCAACTCGTACGCCAAGTTTCAGCCGTGGCACGACTATCTCGACCTGTCGGGTTATCGTTACTTGAATTTCACGGTAAAAAATCCCGGCTACGCAAACCTGCGCATGAAAATCGAGCTGAACGACGGCACGCGTACTTATAACCTGACGAGCGGGTGGGCGGCGGTGCCTGCGTCCTGGACCGACCTACAGATCAATCTCGACGCGTTGTCTCCCGCCGTGAACAAGAAAAAGACGACGATGGCGATCTGGCTGAACCAGACGGCCGTCGGCTACGGCGAGCTGCTCGTGGACGAGATCAAAGCGACCAACGTCGCGAGCGGCTCCGCGCCGACGCTGACCGCGGGCGGCGTAGACCATGCAACGGGAGACGC from the Cohnella hashimotonis genome contains:
- a CDS encoding ABC transporter substrate-binding protein gives rise to the protein MDIKKKKRHIPALALVFAFASMLQACAGGSGNDKEASSPPASSAAPSSASASASAAPSESAAPSELAPYEVSIVYFGKPQPDDALVEAKLNAFFKEKINATVKLQPIASSDYKNRTELMMNTGEKMDLVFTASWLNFFGNVSKGAFVELDDLLAKYGQGIKDRLNPLYLEAPRMKGKLYAIPTNKEITQGKALTYRKDIVDKYQIPIDSINTMADLEPWMEKVKAGEPGIIPYYVAGGSGNFGGGFMMYETRGNYRPIGPAPAKTPMFLLDYKSSDEMKVKSVLDPEIADINKQEVGLFRSFYEKGYINADAATSTTTVNDLQKEGKIWVQAATWKPGADIEMKLATDSKYDYVSHVVEEPIVTTDLAAGSMFAISRTSKDPDRAMMVLNYLHTDPYVINLFVNGIEDKHYKKVGENRIEPVADSGYNPGTSWVVGNQLLNYLKPGQPDDLYTSWEKFNNDAKRFPLMGFVFDEANVKNEITQMTAVVTEYQSIFTGAVKNPEKLLDERNAKLKSAGIEKVQAELQKQIDAWRAENKK
- a CDS encoding carbohydrate ABC transporter permease, encoding MLKTASRRENTISPLTNYVLNGGFIVLALACVLPVVLVIIVSFTHNDSLLSRGYSFFPAKWSLIAYESLFKDYGTILRAYGVSVGITAAGTVLSVLLMALYAYPISRQDYPLRPFFTFFLFFTMLFSGGIVSKYIVFTQGLGLLDNYLSLLLPLLIVPFNVIIMRTFFQTTIHPALIESARIDGAGELRIFVRIVLPLSLPVMATMALFSTILFWNDWFNALLFIRAEDKYPVQFLMIRVLNDIQYLRENVQLAAQNPEMMRNLPNESLQMAMAVVGMGPILIVYPFFQKYFVKGLTIGAVKG
- a CDS encoding response regulator transcription factor; translation: MHKILVVDDEPRVSTGIKNFLLGSELNIAHVETALNGFEAIDYLRMDTFDLVLTDIQMSRMSGIELMETIYMEQPHLPVIVISAHEKFDFAKKSLRLGARDYLVKPVERDDLLRVVGSVLRENEAIGRRSLAMTETQRDGAEKAGQPSMGELLAALVTEGDLPAKDGEALAALLSAQSEGGLFGVVSIRPDLSRGGFSDREIALQGRKLLKYASINILNECLVEWRGLSLSGYGNEIVAILRFGEPKAHERGAGIESQLHLIGQMIHMNLKSYLNVETTVGISSLHADVFMLPKLMDEANAAAEWRHVNPGQRVFYFEDRKARENLGIADWIAQVDAFAQTLKAGSGDDGPTGAGETLLLTLRRLQSEAEIFNSYFGMLAYRLYGLLLEQGRANGMSLQRFDPDAYFRGADAQGKLAALAAYIPEVSAMLGQLTQDRDRSILARITGFIRERFRDPALKIQDIASEVHFSTAYLSYLFKRETGKNLWDFVTELRIEEAKHMLETTDKKRYEIAYAVGYESPEHFGRMFKRYAGLSPAEYRKERQGSDG
- a CDS encoding sensor histidine kinase, producing MRDEVGLTTLRLVKQNHATLEKTLSAVSDKTVTLLDTHFFSDDGQYRFWTNIETLGQMREADAVLERWSSDGTEYSLYMTNKEGKSAPFDLSNKTRGFKYITWDTAALPDWAARALKEKGGATLLPLSTDGGAPTVSLVRAVLNPKAYDDTLGFLVVSRLEALLKRDLVSVGLASDAGIYLFNDSGEPLIQVGDEPLDMRGMPDRLQGETEGYFYDKRGGEELLYAFSRRSAFGTRLVYQIPLGAVADRRTAFQWIIMAASAIYLLCVFAFVLYLLRIVVRPLVRLTKITRIYEPGKRLEADEDLLRGDEFGILYGAFLKMTDRLDRSIEENYVIKIQQRENELAALHSQITPHLLYNTLDSIYWYALDSGNSGVGDMVKDLSKLLRIGLSKGKTEIPIGEELEHAQAYCRLQMKRYPDTFEARWEVDDALLTYMTPKVILQPLVENAIFHSVSSMDGEGLIVVRARRYGDDIRLEVEDNGFLPVDLERMDRILSGEERDKGYGIRNVHERVRLHFGEAYGLHYERPAGSGLRAVVTIPARDGGD
- a CDS encoding ABC transporter permease, producing MAPLHARWKLFWKYRYLTLMIVPALAVLVLNNYLPMFGVFIAFKNINYIDGIWRSPWVGFDNFEFLFTSGSIWRIARNTVSYSLVFMIVNLLVSVAIAVAINEIRNRWLAKTYQTFLIMPYFLSMVVVSYLVYGFLNPEKGLLNHTIVEWLGKSHVFWYSETAYWPYILTIVSAWKGVGIGAVIYIAAIAGIDPEYYEAAVIDGASKWRQIFHITLPTIRPVIIIITILNMGHVFNSDFGLFYQVPMNSGPLYPVTDTVDTYVYRALKELNDIGMSSAAALVQSVLGFALVLLTNASVRKIDKDQALF
- a CDS encoding glycoside hydrolase family 9 protein, whose product is MTSFWRKKGTGKKSLAGLLGLALLLGLLSPLGAVSAAVAPLPGPGNPLLYDDFGGGGLYKQNWTNWYNQNGGTGAFSKVTVDSRQVGKFAQTPSNGSSWAKFQPMNESVDLTGYRYLNVTMKNPGYADSLIRVAVNDGTVNYNLTGGWISVPTSWTTQRYDLATLAPALKKKTAKLEIWLRQSGGAYGETLIDDIFASTDDSGTPPSLTGSMSANSATYTQNTAFTFRATYTDADNEKPFAMQLVVDDVAYDMLETDSGDTTYSDGKDYYYITKLPAGTHTHFFRAGDLTSDEVRTPLQSAPVVTQSNEALDVVVSQAGYNAGGFKDAQVVSTSPLSDLSYKVKDGGGNVVTSGTMTYEGFFWNRHVYGIDFSAVSATGAGYTIVTNGVSSYPFPIKANVWTDYKDEMTAFYRLLRAGVATDDAYPAGYSTVAPSAKLYHGAGHLDDAASIDGSTHYDLTGGWYDAGDYGKYAGNQWVAAEIALAYIRHADAAAVKYDNDANGIPDLVDEAVFGSEYLIKWADQFDGELYDIKNNASFVHPEKSTDNVNGNADDRRISGLGVGGSAKAAGALAATARAIQAAIAQGDVDAAKIATLEDFADDCLAAAIVFYDYVVAHPDGVVGSYSTRGGIPNSKLLADVELYLLTGDADYKTAATANIGMLTFADLSSTNYWDMRPMSLAEFYPVADAATKTHIQQLLKQQVDFFLSSADDTPYGVLNQFKNFGVNEPHASYLGDMMRYYELFGDPAALRAVEKGLYWIFGENPWNISWVSGIGSDFVTYPHTRYDEGANGNASNPGIVFPGAMVSGPNMKDTKDKTSASPWYEDRSLYADDTNQWRYNEFSISIQAGLLYTIMSLGSDPAANSAGAAAPQRLPTLSPVIGDYVRGNVTVLAGPATGLSDVSYSTSGQSGPYVPMSVSGAVYAASIDESASAPYANKRVDVRGKDAAGNYTYSSTHYTVAAPLPDPSHPLLYDDFGGGGLWGSTGGNNEWVNWYTQNGGTATFAKTTAEGRSVGLFTQTPTATNSYAKFQPWHDYLDLSGYRYLNFTVKNPGYANLRMKIELNDGTRTYNLTSGWAAVPASWTDLQINLDALSPAVNKKKTTMAIWLNQTAVGYGELLVDEIKATNVASGSAPTLTAGGVDHATGDADTNYTFNVTYTDADNEKPFAMELVLDGVVHAMTAVDDGDTTYTDGKAYAYTAKLPLGVHSYYFHTTDTTRDAVSSAVQSGPAVSGTLLADDFEDGNPDGWTPTSGTWSVQAGRYVCQAGSGNSFSVAGDAAWTDYTLQADVSVTNNSGGNKDAGLLFRYADSDNYYLLYLKNNDRTGRRLELVKSVGGVKTALGYANPSVAADTFYTYKIVASGANISVYQNGVLQFAVTDSALASGRIGARVYANTKAYFDNVTVAR